A genomic region of Chloracidobacterium sp. contains the following coding sequences:
- the guaA gene encoding glutamine-hydrolyzing GMP synthase — protein sequence MQHELILILDFGSQYTQLIARRVREQGVYCEIHPFHMPADSIAAKNPKGVIMSGGPSSVSDEDAPRVEAGFYDKVRAPILGICYGMQLVAVDLGGRSAPAARREYGHATLKVLSGATRLFRELPFELDVWMSHGDHVTELPVGFEVTATTGEVVTAMESSERDIYCVQFHPEVAHTPLGKEILRNFLFETCHCRGDWTPAGFIAEAIERIRSIVGPTGNVVCGLSGGVDSTVAGVLVHEAIGPRQTCIFVNNGLLRHREFEDTLSVYRENLHLNVVGVDASQDFYSVLSGVSDPEQKRKAIGATFIDVFQAEAEKIGDVKWLVQGTLYPDVIESVSPRGTSVTIKTHHNVGGLPDKMQLKLIEPLRELFKDEVRNIGRDLGIPEMILERHPFPGPGLAVRILGDITTEKVELLQQADRIFIEELKTSGLYSEVWQAFAVLLPIQSVGVMGDFRTYEKTVALRAVTSTDGMTADWARLPHEFLAKVSSRITSEVRGVNRVVYDISSKPPSTIEWE from the coding sequence TTGCAGCACGAACTCATTCTCATCCTCGACTTCGGCTCACAGTACACCCAACTGATCGCACGGCGTGTGCGCGAGCAAGGTGTTTACTGCGAGATACATCCCTTCCACATGCCTGCGGATTCGATCGCCGCGAAGAACCCCAAAGGTGTGATCATGTCGGGCGGGCCGTCGAGTGTTTCGGACGAGGATGCACCGCGGGTCGAGGCGGGATTTTATGATAAGGTCAGAGCGCCAATTCTGGGCATCTGCTATGGGATGCAGCTCGTGGCTGTCGACCTAGGCGGCAGGAGCGCTCCCGCGGCACGGCGTGAGTACGGCCATGCGACGCTCAAGGTCTTAAGCGGGGCGACGCGATTGTTTCGCGAATTGCCATTCGAGCTCGACGTGTGGATGAGTCACGGTGATCACGTCACGGAGCTTCCGGTCGGTTTTGAGGTCACGGCAACGACGGGCGAGGTCGTCACGGCCATGGAAAGCTCCGAACGCGATATCTATTGTGTTCAGTTTCATCCTGAGGTTGCCCATACGCCGCTAGGCAAAGAGATCCTAAGAAATTTCTTGTTTGAAACTTGTCATTGCAGGGGTGATTGGACACCGGCAGGCTTTATCGCTGAAGCGATCGAGCGCATTCGCAGTATCGTCGGTCCGACCGGAAACGTGGTGTGCGGTTTGTCCGGCGGTGTCGATTCGACCGTCGCCGGTGTGTTGGTGCACGAGGCCATCGGCCCGAGACAGACGTGTATCTTTGTCAACAACGGCCTATTGCGGCATCGGGAATTTGAGGACACGCTTTCGGTTTACAGGGAGAATCTTCATCTCAACGTTGTCGGCGTGGACGCATCGCAGGATTTCTATTCGGTCCTTTCCGGCGTTAGCGATCCGGAGCAGAAGCGAAAAGCCATTGGAGCAACATTCATTGATGTTTTCCAGGCCGAGGCTGAGAAGATCGGCGATGTAAAGTGGCTCGTCCAGGGCACGCTTTACCCTGACGTGATCGAATCGGTCAGCCCACGTGGGACGTCGGTAACGATCAAAACACATCACAACGTGGGCGGCCTGCCCGATAAGATGCAGCTCAAGTTGATCGAACCTCTAAGGGAACTGTTTAAGGATGAGGTCCGCAATATCGGCCGAGATCTCGGTATCCCCGAGATGATCCTCGAACGGCATCCTTTTCCCGGGCCAGGCCTGGCAGTGAGGATACTCGGCGACATTACTACCGAGAAAGTTGAACTGCTGCAGCAGGCCGACCGCATCTTTATCGAAGAGCTGAAAACGTCCGGCCTCTATAGCGAAGTATGGCAAGCCTTTGCGGTATTGCTGCCGATACAATCGGTCGGGGTCATGGGCGATTTTCGCACCTACGAGAAAACCGTCGCCCTCCGGGCCGTCACCTCGACAGACGGGATGACTGCCGACTGGGCAAGGCTCCCGCATGAGTTTCTCGCGAAGGTCTCGTCACGTATCACGTCAGAGGTGCGTGGTGTAAACCGTGTCGTTTACGACATCTCGTCAAAGCCACCCAGCACGATCGAGTGGGAATAA
- a CDS encoding DUF1801 domain-containing protein, which translates to MAKAELKTRPTKASVETFLKGVADEQQRIDARKVVEMMRRLSGEEPVMWGPAIIGFGSQMLKYATGRELEWPRTAFSPRKGNLSLYVLAGRPVEAKLLKKLGPHKAGVSCLVIKRLADVNENVLERLIKESLEPVNSVSRRSAK; encoded by the coding sequence ATGGCAAAAGCGGAGCTTAAGACCAGACCGACAAAGGCAAGCGTCGAGACATTTCTAAAAGGCGTCGCCGACGAACAACAGCGGATCGACGCTCGAAAAGTGGTCGAGATGATGAGACGTCTCTCGGGCGAGGAGCCCGTAATGTGGGGCCCCGCAATCATCGGATTCGGCTCGCAAATGCTGAAGTATGCCACGGGCCGCGAGCTTGAATGGCCAAGGACCGCATTTAGCCCGCGAAAGGGTAACTTGTCGCTCTATGTTCTCGCCGGAAGGCCGGTCGAGGCAAAGCTGCTCAAGAAACTCGGCCCTCATAAGGCGGGCGTTAGCTGCCTCGTCATTAAACGTCTCGCCGATGTCAACGAGAATGTCCTCGAAAGGCTCATCAAGGAGTCGTTAGAACCAGTCAACTCCGTTTCCCGACGGTCGGCGAAATAG
- a CDS encoding recombinase family protein → MNEKDVVRSRGGVAPFGYRWHEGKLEIDESEAPVRRLIYDLFLKHRRKKTVAKLLNDLGYRTRNKAKFSDTAIDRLLRDKTAKGTRDEGGLQIEVEPIVSTDIWDRANRLLGVRENKPSANVFVGRLACACGGSMSVPSNSNKYVCGRCRSKIPADDLENVFTSQIGRMNFGAQVFEDRWPSLSNEKKRLVVEHLCEKIVVARESISIRFACDPSLFKAPTLEQRSEPGNETPHEPNIDSGDSSDIVEPLLSEAEASRFLGISKMTLLRKRNAGLIGFFRVGIRVLYSKEKHLLPYLAKCEVQGQRLGSQR, encoded by the coding sequence GTGAACGAGAAGGATGTAGTTCGATCGCGAGGCGGCGTTGCTCCGTTTGGCTATCGCTGGCACGAGGGCAAGCTCGAAATCGATGAGAGCGAGGCGCCGGTGCGACGTCTCATCTATGATCTTTTTCTAAAGCACCGTCGAAAGAAGACGGTAGCGAAACTTCTGAACGATCTCGGCTATCGGACCCGAAACAAGGCGAAATTCTCCGACACGGCGATCGATCGACTGTTAAGAGATAAAACTGCAAAGGGCACACGAGACGAGGGCGGTCTTCAGATCGAGGTCGAGCCGATTGTCTCGACCGATATCTGGGATCGTGCTAATCGTTTGCTCGGCGTCCGTGAGAACAAGCCGTCGGCGAATGTCTTCGTCGGGCGCTTGGCTTGTGCGTGCGGCGGTTCGATGAGCGTCCCTTCGAACTCAAACAAATATGTATGCGGTCGATGCCGCTCAAAGATTCCAGCCGATGATCTGGAAAACGTTTTCACTTCGCAGATCGGTCGCATGAACTTCGGCGCACAGGTGTTTGAAGATCGATGGCCTTCGCTCTCAAACGAGAAAAAACGCTTGGTAGTGGAACACCTATGTGAAAAAATCGTGGTCGCACGCGAATCGATATCGATACGATTCGCGTGCGACCCTTCCTTATTTAAAGCGCCAACACTTGAGCAACGTTCGGAACCCGGCAACGAAACCCCGCACGAACCTAATATCGACTCCGGAGATTCATCGGATATCGTCGAGCCATTGTTGAGTGAGGCGGAAGCCTCGCGGTTCCTTGGGATCTCCAAAATGACCCTTCTTCGCAAACGAAATGCAGGGCTTATCGGCTTCTTCCGGGTCGGCATTCGCGTTCTTTATTCGAAAGAAAAGCATTTGTTGCCGTACCTCGCGAAATGCGAGGTCCAGGGGCAACGTTTAGGATCGCAAAGGTAA
- a CDS encoding type IV secretory system conjugative DNA transfer family protein yields the protein MDYVDQQHARNWANAFSSWERPCRGWTLWDVAVELEPPCSRINPAPSEQYPVTDDARTRGGIRGLVIRNRVSTGIPVAVGTGNAPIPALPTARPDRYYRTGDVGELHLQLPGELDVTPVVSEQLLLSLGHFRDPVSYEIYGDRDAISVQLACSGAFVSHLTTQWKTIVPAVTITRRDGFLKKQFEGRHPSVIADFALSGSFLLPLRGFRTFNPDPLNGLVSSLVPLTGDDRAAFQVLFVPTRFAWSQTLQAIQSDPEQRKLLAEMNPAYVGAIKEKLATPLNAVTIRLMVQSGTTDRAWELIRQIGGSLRQFSHPQSNELIALGSDGYPANNHRLSFFSRTNYRSGFLINTSELASLVHLPCSSIRADKLVRSASKTKRIPRLAEGNAVLLGENIHDGQTRPATLSDEQRSRHVHIVGSTGSGKSTLLLNLIRQDVEAGKGVCVLDPAGDLVDAVCASVPDSRLDDVLLFDPSDTEFPIGFNVLQAHSDLEKTLIASDLVAAFRRMATSWGDVMDATLANGVLALLESSRGGTLIDLKRFLVEKQFREDFLLSVEDEAVRYFWMHEFPLVSRKPQASILIRLDAFLRQKLIRNIVCQKENKLDFRSMMDNSKILLFKLAQGTIGLENAHLLGTLIVTKLHQIALSRQETTNRPFFAIYLDEFHNFVGPSIEPILSGIRKYNVGLHLSHQEFRQLQSRSQEVAASVISNCYTRICFRLGDSDADRFGGGFSYFDAADLQNLGIGEAIGRIERSDNDFNLKTIKPPTMADAVPETKKAELVQRSRDRFAVAKCVAEAEAASGRMVPSRQPPPKPEREVSPIETDGAPDRNMPGVETGEHQYLQRIVKRIAEKYDFIATLEKQVLGGIGRIDVALENGSLKVACEIAVTNTVPYEVQSIQKCTSSGYEKVIVLSPDERHLREIEKAARETIDGSNIDRIAFLKPENFHLYLERLCADLDIVRSPDKVRGYTVVTSYADAPPSAVEQINDAIVEILTEGHAE from the coding sequence TTGGACTACGTCGATCAACAACACGCCCGAAATTGGGCGAATGCGTTTTCATCCTGGGAAAGGCCTTGCCGTGGCTGGACGCTTTGGGATGTCGCTGTCGAGCTTGAGCCGCCCTGTTCCCGAATAAATCCAGCCCCTTCCGAACAGTACCCTGTCACGGACGACGCAAGGACACGCGGCGGCATTCGCGGTCTTGTGATCCGTAATCGTGTCAGTACCGGCATTCCAGTTGCTGTTGGAACTGGAAACGCTCCGATCCCGGCACTCCCGACCGCGAGACCCGATCGATATTACCGGACCGGTGATGTCGGCGAACTGCATCTGCAGTTGCCCGGCGAGCTGGACGTCACCCCGGTGGTCAGCGAGCAACTGCTGCTCTCGCTCGGTCACTTCCGCGACCCTGTCTCGTATGAGATCTATGGCGACCGGGATGCGATCTCGGTCCAGCTCGCGTGCTCTGGCGCCTTCGTGTCACATCTCACGACGCAGTGGAAGACGATCGTACCAGCGGTCACGATCACCCGTCGCGACGGATTCTTGAAGAAACAGTTCGAGGGGCGACACCCGTCCGTCATTGCGGATTTTGCGTTATCCGGCAGTTTTCTGCTTCCCCTTCGGGGATTTCGCACCTTCAATCCCGATCCTCTGAATGGCCTTGTCAGCTCGCTCGTTCCGCTCACGGGCGATGATCGCGCGGCATTTCAGGTTCTGTTCGTTCCGACCAGATTTGCGTGGAGCCAGACGCTACAAGCGATCCAGTCCGATCCGGAGCAGCGGAAGCTGCTAGCAGAAATGAATCCGGCCTATGTCGGAGCGATCAAGGAAAAGCTCGCGACGCCTTTGAATGCCGTCACCATCCGGTTGATGGTTCAATCGGGTACAACCGATCGCGCCTGGGAATTGATCCGTCAGATCGGCGGCAGCCTCAGGCAGTTCAGTCATCCGCAAAGCAATGAACTCATCGCTCTCGGTTCCGACGGATATCCGGCAAACAATCACCGCTTATCGTTTTTCTCGAGGACCAATTATAGGAGCGGCTTTCTGATAAACACGTCCGAGCTCGCGTCACTCGTTCATTTGCCGTGCTCATCGATAAGAGCCGACAAGCTGGTTCGGTCGGCGTCGAAAACCAAGCGTATACCGCGCCTCGCGGAAGGCAACGCGGTTCTCCTCGGCGAAAACATCCACGACGGACAGACACGGCCCGCGACGTTGTCCGATGAGCAGCGCTCGCGACATGTGCACATCGTCGGAAGCACGGGGTCAGGCAAGTCAACCTTGCTCTTGAACCTCATAAGACAGGACGTCGAAGCGGGCAAAGGGGTTTGTGTGCTCGATCCCGCGGGTGATCTTGTGGACGCGGTTTGCGCATCGGTTCCGGACTCAAGACTCGACGATGTACTTCTGTTCGACCCGTCCGACACTGAGTTTCCGATCGGCTTCAACGTTCTCCAGGCACACAGCGACCTCGAAAAGACGCTTATCGCCTCGGACCTTGTGGCGGCCTTTCGGCGAATGGCCACGAGCTGGGGCGATGTGATGGATGCGACGCTTGCGAACGGCGTATTGGCCCTCCTCGAAAGCAGCCGGGGCGGCACCCTCATTGATCTCAAGCGTTTCCTTGTTGAAAAGCAGTTCAGAGAAGACTTTCTACTGTCGGTCGAGGATGAGGCCGTTCGGTACTTCTGGATGCATGAGTTTCCGCTTGTCTCCAGGAAGCCGCAGGCATCGATCCTGATCAGGCTCGATGCGTTCCTCCGCCAGAAGCTCATTCGGAATATCGTCTGTCAAAAAGAAAACAAATTGGATTTCCGATCGATGATGGACAACAGCAAGATCCTCTTGTTCAAACTTGCGCAGGGCACGATAGGACTCGAAAACGCACACCTGCTGGGCACGCTGATCGTGACCAAGCTGCACCAGATCGCGCTGAGCCGACAGGAAACCACAAACCGGCCGTTCTTTGCCATCTATCTCGATGAGTTTCACAACTTCGTTGGCCCGAGTATCGAGCCAATCTTATCGGGGATACGCAAGTACAATGTCGGCCTGCATCTAAGTCATCAAGAATTCCGCCAGCTTCAGAGCAGGAGTCAAGAGGTTGCGGCGAGCGTGATATCCAATTGCTACACGCGGATCTGCTTCCGATTGGGAGATTCCGACGCCGACCGGTTCGGCGGAGGTTTCTCGTACTTCGACGCGGCGGATCTCCAGAATCTCGGCATTGGCGAAGCCATCGGTCGGATAGAAAGATCCGATAACGATTTCAACCTCAAAACTATCAAGCCGCCAACTATGGCCGACGCCGTTCCTGAAACAAAGAAGGCTGAGCTGGTGCAACGCTCACGCGACCGCTTTGCAGTCGCTAAGTGCGTCGCCGAAGCTGAAGCGGCGAGCGGGCGAATGGTTCCGTCGAGACAGCCCCCGCCGAAACCTGAGCGCGAAGTATCCCCGATAGAGACGGATGGAGCCCCTGATCGCAATATGCCCGGTGTCGAGACCGGCGAACATCAATATCTGCAGCGGATAGTGAAGCGGATCGCTGAGAAATATGACTTTATTGCAACGCTTGAAAAGCAGGTGCTTGGCGGTATTGGCCGGATCGATGTAGCTCTCGAGAATGGAAGCCTAAAAGTGGCTTGCGAGATCGCCGTTACAAACACGGTTCCGTATGAGGTACAGAGTATCCAGAAATGCACTAGCTCCGGATATGAAAAGGTCATCGTCCTATCTCCCGATGAACGGCACCTGCGCGAGATCGAGAAGGCCGCGCGCGAGACTATCGATGGAAGCAACATCGATCGCATCGCATTCCTGAAGCCCGAAAATTTTCACCTCTACCTCGAACGCCTTTGTGCTGATCTCGATATTGTTCGATCGCCGGATAAGGTCAGGGGCTATACGGTCGTTACTTCCTATGCCGACGCGCCGCCTTCCGCCGTCGAGCAGATAAACGACGCGATCGTCGAAATTCTAACGGAGGGACACGCGGAGTGA
- a CDS encoding ThiF family adenylyltransferase has protein sequence MDNYTEPAKVVPEGAFPVHLQTEPEPIEMVHADRFVPAPPPALGLFARHEGVPAHHQELLGKARVLGVGAGGLNSITLIGMARSGCRTITITDEDRVDQSNLSRQFFFAEDLGKRKGKRLAHHVAAHAIDGADITGIGLPFEAAVEKYPLPADLIIAGVDNNACRLHVVREARKRGIPAIFSMLSLNGMRGHVFLQDASPLAPCLWCALPNLDPERITPCASAVVSSCFMMAAFTIFFAHRALMGWGTMKPFNWREADLSGVAPDRIGNVERRPQCPVCS, from the coding sequence GTGGACAACTACACCGAACCAGCAAAGGTCGTTCCAGAGGGGGCATTTCCCGTACACCTGCAGACCGAGCCAGAACCGATCGAGATGGTTCACGCTGATCGTTTCGTTCCCGCACCGCCTCCCGCGCTCGGCCTTTTTGCCCGGCACGAAGGCGTGCCCGCACATCACCAGGAACTGCTGGGCAAGGCGCGTGTACTCGGCGTCGGTGCCGGCGGGCTCAATAGCATTACCCTGATCGGAATGGCGCGAAGCGGGTGCCGGACGATCACGATCACCGACGAGGACCGCGTCGATCAGTCGAATCTGTCCAGACAGTTCTTCTTTGCTGAGGATCTCGGAAAGCGGAAAGGCAAGCGTCTCGCTCATCATGTCGCGGCGCACGCCATCGATGGCGCAGACATTACGGGTATCGGTCTGCCCTTCGAAGCCGCGGTCGAGAAATACCCGCTCCCGGCCGACTTGATCATCGCCGGCGTCGACAACAATGCCTGTCGCCTGCATGTCGTGCGCGAAGCTCGTAAGCGAGGCATCCCGGCGATCTTTTCTATGCTGAGTCTCAATGGTATGCGGGGCCATGTCTTTCTTCAGGATGCATCGCCGTTGGCGCCATGCCTGTGGTGCGCGTTGCCGAACCTCGACCCCGAACGTATCACGCCATGCGCATCGGCGGTCGTATCCAGCTGTTTCATGATGGCGGCATTCACGATCTTTTTTGCCCACCGGGCGCTCATGGGCTGGGGAACGATGAAGCCTTTTAACTGGCGGGAGGCCGATCTCTCCGGAGTTGCCCCGGACCGTATCGGGAACGTTGAGAGGAGGCCCCAGTGTCCGGTCTGCTCGTGA